From the Bacteroidota bacterium genome, one window contains:
- a CDS encoding ribose-phosphate pyrophosphokinase → MSSSNLTPKLFACSQSQVLGKKIAKENDLPLGKVDLQNFSDGEFQPAFKESVRGRRVFIIGSSMPPADNLMELLLLLDAAKRASARHITAVIPYFGWARQDRKDKPRVAIGAKMVANLIQSAGATRIMTMDLHADQIQGFFEKPVDHLYASTVFLPYIENLKLPNLVIASPDMGGSKRAYAYSKYLKSDVVICYKQREKANIISKMELIGDVKGKHVVLVDDMVDTAGTLVKAAGLMIKRGALSVRAVATHAILSGKAHERIKDSKLEELVVTDTIPLKIENSKIKVVSCAPLFAKVMNKVHTNESISGQFLM, encoded by the coding sequence ATGTCATCATCAAACTTAACACCAAAATTATTTGCTTGTTCGCAAAGTCAAGTATTAGGAAAAAAAATTGCAAAAGAAAACGATTTACCCCTTGGAAAAGTTGATTTACAAAACTTTAGTGACGGGGAGTTTCAACCAGCATTTAAGGAATCTGTTAGAGGAAGAAGGGTTTTCATTATAGGCTCTTCCATGCCACCGGCAGACAACTTGATGGAGTTATTGTTGCTACTAGATGCAGCAAAAAGGGCTTCTGCTCGTCATATTACCGCCGTTATCCCTTATTTTGGATGGGCACGTCAAGACAGAAAAGACAAACCACGTGTAGCCATTGGTGCCAAAATGGTAGCCAATTTAATTCAAAGTGCCGGTGCCACACGTATTATGACTATGGATCTGCACGCTGATCAAATTCAAGGTTTTTTTGAAAAACCGGTAGACCATTTATATGCTTCGACTGTCTTTTTACCCTATATCGAAAATTTAAAATTGCCTAACCTTGTAATTGCATCCCCCGATATGGGAGGATCTAAAAGAGCTTATGCCTATTCAAAATACCTAAAAAGCGATGTTGTTATATGTTATAAACAACGTGAGAAAGCAAATATCATAAGTAAAATGGAACTAATAGGTGATGTAAAAGGCAAACATGTAGTTTTAGTAGATGATATGGTCGATACTGCAGGAACATTGGTGAAAGCAGCCGGTTTAATGATAAAAAGAGGAGCTTTAAGCGTAAGAGCAGTGGCTACTCATGCGATTTTATCAGGAAAGGCACATGAGAGAATAAAAGACTCAAAATTAGAGGAATTAGTAGTGACTGATACTATCCCCCTTAAAATAGAAAATAGTAAGATAAAAGTTGTATCTTGCGCCCCCTTATTCGCTAAGGTAATGAATAAGGTGCATACGAATGAATCTATAAGTGGACAATTTCTAATGTAA
- a CDS encoding 50S ribosomal protein L25/general stress protein Ctc produces MQSITIKGSKRESVGKKATRALRNADKVPCVIYGEGEPIHFSADELTFKPLVFTSNVYISMIELDNGEKYETVIQDLQFHPVTDKLLHIDFYQLHDDKPLTIKIPVKLEGTSVGVKNGGVLRFPNRKLSITALPKDLPDFFTVNIEDLNIGDKFSVEEFDYENISFNHPGDMVVCQVRVARAAIVDEVEEEEGEEGEEGEEGEEGVEGAEGTEGAVKDTKEGETPKE; encoded by the coding sequence ATGCAATCAATTACAATCAAAGGATCTAAAAGAGAAAGCGTAGGCAAAAAAGCTACAAGAGCACTACGTAATGCTGACAAGGTTCCTTGCGTTATATACGGCGAGGGTGAACCAATACATTTTTCAGCAGATGAACTAACATTCAAGCCATTGGTATTTACATCTAACGTTTATATTTCAATGATTGAATTAGATAACGGAGAAAAATATGAAACCGTTATACAAGATTTACAATTTCACCCGGTAACTGATAAGTTGTTACACATCGATTTCTACCAATTACATGATGACAAACCTCTTACAATAAAAATTCCGGTTAAGCTGGAAGGCACATCAGTTGGTGTGAAAAATGGTGGAGTACTTCGTTTTCCTAATCGAAAACTTTCTATTACAGCATTACCAAAAGATCTTCCCGATTTCTTTACAGTAAATATTGAAGATCTTAATATCGGCGATAAGTTTTCTGTAGAAGAGTTTGATTATGAAAACATCTCATTTAATCACCCGGGAGACATGGTAGTTTGTCAAGTAAGAGTTGCCAGAGCGGCAATAGTTGATGAGGTAGAAGAAGAAGAAGGTGAAGAAGGTGAAGAAGGTGAAGAAGGTGAAGAGGGCGTTGAAGGTGCAGAAGGAACAGAAGGAGCTGTTAAAGACACTAAAGAAGGTGAAACTCCTAAAGAATAA